The DNA region cccTGAAGTGCCATAAAAGAGACAGTAGTTTTCAGAGTGTAGGTGAGTTAATCttacagatttttattaaaatatttagttgtaaagtgaaaaaaacagatgAGTCAAGGGGGGCTACTGCACTGCAGTTCACAAAGCTTATTGCGGATTttataagaaaaatacaaagcaCACTTCCCATAGGAATCGAAACATCAACAACGAGATTCTCCTTAACATTCTTTTTGCTTTCTCCTCGACATCAATGCGATCAGAAAGAATATAAAATGGAGACGTTGTCATTTGTCTCCTGCTTCTCGGCTTTTTCTACTGAGATGAAATACCCAGCGGTCCTCACCAGTGTCTCCTCCTGAGTTTCAgtggagatctcagcaaagtaCCTCATTCCTGGAGCAATCTTCAGGTTAAGAGCCCTTCTGGCACTAATGAGAtttaaactggcaaccttctagataccTGTGCAGATCTTTAGTCATACAATGGGCTCAGgttttccaagtagtgtcttgatGATTTTCTTTTTGCAACACAGTGTGGTCGGTAATATCTGGTGAAACGTATGGACAGCTGTTTGTGGTAATAATGCACTTTACTATGATTAGAAAGCTGTAGTCCTTGCTTCAgaatactattagttgctctaatttatattgctgttccAATTAGAACACTTACTTCTTATAGGAGAAAAGGCTGGGGGGTTAAGACTTTGGCCTTCAAacctcaaatcccactactgacaccagtgtgaccACAAGCGagtcacttcacatgcctgtattccacttggaaaaacaaaagagatggAACTGATCGGATCTCATACGTTGTAAGTCACcatagataaaggcatcagtccaataaaaaataagaattttaggagaaacatctgcgACAAAGTTggttcttaaatgaaacataaatgagaatctctctTAAGCCTCAGGTGCCATCAAAGATCCACCTTTGAGCAGTCAGATGTACTTGTTAAATGAATTTTCTATCGAAATCAGAAACAGGCCATCTCTTAGAAGACAACTTCCAATTAACACCAAGAAGAAGCATCTGCTTAAAAGAAGGTCTGGACTGAAAACCAACAGCTGCCAGATCTTTAAGGTGGAGGATTGCCTTCCTAGACATGAAGAAAACCATCAATAGAACTGAAGAGTAATTTGTTGATGAACATAACAAATCATTTTCTAAAACTGTGTTAACATTTTgtgaaattaagttatttgtcaAAGTAGAAAAAGGATGGcaccaaaaaagaaagaaacacgtCTGGCagctctttttatattttatgagtaTGGCAGGAAGCAGAAATGAGAAATCAACTTTGGTAAACAAGACATAAGTGTCATCAGTTCATGTAGAATACTAGCAGGAAAGAAGTGATGCTGTGAGAAATGTCAAATGCTTAGTTAAGTGAAGATGCTGAAGGGCGACATTTTAATATCCCGTAAGTAATGGATAGAAGAATGACTGTTGACAGTTGCTGTGCATTGTTAAACCAGTCACGATTCACGTCCACATAGATATAAAATATTATCAAAGTAATGAGAATGCATTTTGACAATTCGGTTTTATCAGTTAAGGTAGACCACTGATAATTTGGGGCCATGCAGCACAAGCGCAGACACCTTTCTGAgtgatattttatgttatttcctCGTTTTGACATTTTGGTTAACCACATCCAGGTTTACTGAGCCGTGCTCTTCACATACTGTGTGGTGTTTACTGCTTTAACgttctcaaaccagcttaatccaaatGAGGGTTGTGAGTTTATCACAGCAAcactgggctcaaggcaggagaCAACCCTGGACATGGCGACcaggcccacacacacacacttcctttCCTAGATGGAGCAAAGTGACTCTACGGTGCAACACTACCTTGTCCTGTTTCTGGTCAGTGTCTTGACTTCACCCCATGTCTTTCCTTATTGTGCTGCCCCCTTGTCCTCTGTTCTCCTTCAACTCGTCTTCAGTCATCCACCACACTTTGATCCTTACAAGGTTCAGTCCAAGACATTCCTAGCAACTGTACCCTTCTGCAGTTTCCGCTCCATCTCCTTCTCCTAGCTTGCACTTCTATACTTTGTTCTTTTGACCACAAGAAAGGGTTCTTGTTGTTTATTGTCTTTGGCCACCTTATACTTAACATTCTTCTTAGACATCTATTAATGAGCACTTGCAGATTTAGGATAATTTGACTTGTGATATGTTGTGCTTCACAACTGCACAGTAATGCTGTCCTAACATTTGAGCTAAAAACTTCCCACTTGGTCCTCCTTGATATTTTTATCGGTCTTCTATATGCTATACGGTTGGGTAAATCcagatttctgttttctgatttggttctgtacatcttCTCGTGCTCCATCTGTTTTTGTTACTGTACCGCCAAGAAACTCATCAACATTATATCCATCGATTTCAAGCTCTTCTCTTAAACGTGCATTAAGATGCACTGTTGTGGTCTTTTGCACATTCACTTTTAGCTGAGACTTTCGTGATTCCCTTTACAAAGTCTGCCAGTTTGCCTTTCATTTCATAAAGAGTGTGGGAGAACCAACAAAcgtcatcagcaaaatcaaggtcCTCAAGTCTTTCATTGAGGCCCCACATTGTTCCTTTCCTACCGCTAATGGTGGCACATTCATGGACTGTAGAATATCCAGAGAGCTGCtaggcagtcttttggccttccAACTCAATGTTGAATCACCTACTTAAGGACACCGGTAGAAATTGAGGAGttgtaggaatctggaacaaactaccaagacaaggAGTTGAACCACAAATgtcgacaacctttaagaagaatctggaggagatgCTTAACAAATGATCTTGATGGAGTGTATGGTCTCCACccatttctcaaatttttatgttcttattatGCTTTTGGAATGCCCACAGTTTTGCTTTCTCCAACATCATATCTCGAGGAATTTTTATTTCCTGTCCTTCCTGGACGTCTGACCTTGAGCTTTGTCATTAAACTGGACATCATGATTCTCTACTTTTATAAATAACTGTTCTTTAGAttctactttgttttgttttatcattgTATAGTAATGGGATGAGCTGGGATGAACCACCAGTGATGTACCCAGGTTTCATTGGGTGTTTCTGGTCTTTCAACATCCGATACTCTTACCCCGGAGacatacatatattattaaaTGTTGATGTTGTTTCCTGTTGTTTCCAGTGCCATAAGGAAAACCAAAGGGTGACAGCGTACACCCCAGCCTCACACCCCTAGTTACTTTTCCTATGTGTATAACTTGTTAGTCCCTTTACATAGGTTGGTCATTTTTTTTGGTGGCAGCTCAAAGCTTCTCATTATAACCCACATATCTCCATCCAAGTCAAACGCTTTGGGTAGTTTAAGAATGATTTTGCATCATTTTCATTTGACTTATTGTTTCATCCAGGGTGTCACCATTTTGCATTGCTGTCATCAAGACGTGATGTCTGTTGCTATGAGTTAGTAAAATGAATGTTATTGAATGGTGTGTTAGATCCATCAGCATCCAAGTTTTGCAGATAACTAAATAAAAACCCATCATGTGCTATTTAGATTTCCTGGTTCCTGACTTTTagcttctgtttttactttgattctTGGCTTACAATTTCTAATCAGATAGATtagtttgatttttggttttgacttctgGTTTGCTTAATGGTTTGTCTTCTGGTCACTTCCattcattctgttttcttttcctattGTGATGCATaataacacacagacacacacatacacacacacacacacacatctctctATAAAAGAatatcttgagacgagactattgccaagagattttttcaagtcccgccctcctctcaaccatttcgggttaacggcccacgcccgcggtcctctcacctctcattcgtgtgaatgcttttgtcagacacagttcctgcgctctcagctcttacaaatttttaagttttcctcactttaagttcccaataaaagaagacttattatatccaaatctttttgaagaatttcatcctgaagggttatcaactgaagaaatgagtacacaggcaatcctagcatcgagtaacgatgaagtcaaacgaattaacacgaaaattgttcatcggttacacggcaaattggttaaatgcgtatcaataggctatgctgaaacagttggtggtaaaggtgcggaagatgaaataatcaacttacaatatccagtAGAATgtttacaaccgttaacaccatctggtatTCCACCGCACgagttactgttgaaagaagaatgtgtcgtaatgttattgcataatttataactgagtgatgggctatgcaataggacatgaTTAGTTGCATTCAAAATTGGtccaacaattctgacatgtaaaagtttaacaggtgacaagaaaggttaatgtagtacatcttccgcagacaacattagacaccaaaggagatcttgatatgtcattcatattaaaacgtttacagtttcccgttagaatagcttttgctatgacaattaacaaatctcagagacaaacatttgaaaaagttggctTATTTAttggagagaaagaaacgatattcactcacgggcattTATACATTGCGTtttcacgatgtaactccaaacacgggatcaaaattcaatgtgatattgatgaaaagttaattaaaaaaaatgattttactgaagttttacagtaaaagtgtaagattaaaaagtatttgtgtgtttatttcaaagttaaacagaatgaaaatgtatatcGCAGCGAATATCTCTAACGCAACattaaacatcattttctttcaatttattacattttactattttttaatatggttaattactctctgtaatgtaaaatagttagttctattatgcatatgcaacaattcccatgaaaataacaatctgtttaaattgtacaactgcTTCCCCTtacacgagcggcagagccacgtagtggctagcgtgtagcacctgcctgggggttggcgagcaaagcgagcaggggggagagccccctagtatgtatatatatatatatatttttaactgaagacaggattcttgaccaatgaatgagaggggcAGGCAGATCTTCAAGGCACAGTATTATGGGAAAGCATCTCTCCTGTTGATCTTGTATGCTGAGTTTTCTTGCACTTTGTATATTTTGAGCGTATTAATGGATAACAGACATGtcgattatgtgacatgagttccgtgaatattttttttttactttttttttcatggatgtttctcACATTATTCGCCATTATCCAGCATTTGTCACTATTAGGTCCTCTTCAATCAGAATCTTTGTCATGTAGTTTCTCCactaaaatatgagattaaaaatttttctcggccaccactacaaactatatCAGGTAAGTAGcatattaaaagaaatataatttttagatGGAGTATCCCTTTTAGACTGGTAAGATGTGCTCAGATGATTCCATTTTAGTAACATTTGTTCACTGTTGTAAAAAGAAGGTAAAGGTTGATATTTCTTCCTACTTTTGGAAAATCTAAACCTACTTGGAAAGAACACTGGCACACTCCCATCCCAAACAAATACACgttaggttgactggtgactcaaaagtggccctgtgtgagtgagtgactgagtgagggtGGGCAGGTGTGTGTATGAGACTGTAACTTGGAAAATGCAGATGTGCATATAGTGTACAGTAATAAAGATTTAGAGTATAATGGATACACACTTTACATTAGCAAGTCTCATGcttgtatttttgtatgtttgcAGGACAACAGACTCTAAAAGTAAATGACCTTAAAACAGGCGAGAGAATCAACATCCTCTGTCATACCAACGGGGGGAACTTCAAATTCCTGAATCTACAAAGACTTTACTCCAACCCAGGCCCAGTcattaggattaataaaacaTCTTATCAAGTCATTAGTCCAGCATATACAAACCGAACATTCATCAGAAATGAGTTCCCAAAAGTAACAATTACAATCAGCAAATTACAAGAAAGTGATACAGATGTGTACATGTGTGAATATTTAAATGATGAAGATATGACGACTCCCGTCTTCGGTACTGGCACATTACTTATGGTTAAAGGTGAGTCTGCAATTTTAATTAGAATTCTccttacattctcctcgctattatagttggcactataaacggactgattggttagaatgtttgtaagttttaaagttgctgatgagtcaaagaagcgttttttaacaatatgcttctcatgagtgttttctatcattatttctatattaaaaagtagaagaaaatggtctgaaagacccgtatcaatgacctgctttatatcaacttttagtcctttagtaattactaagt from Erpetoichthys calabaricus chromosome 14, fErpCal1.3, whole genome shotgun sequence includes:
- the LOC127530152 gene encoding uncharacterized protein LOC127530152 produces the protein MRQRTMHAVVWLHLLAILWMSGSGGTTTGQQTLKVNDLKTGERINILCHTNGGNFKFLNLQRLYSNPGPVIRINKTSYQVISPAYTNRTFIRNEFPKVTITISKLQESDTDVYMCEYLNDEDMTTPVFGTGTLLMVKGVKTPLKGNQCNNELKLDTSTLLIATSITVIFVLVIMFLGMCLWKTDLIKNMCSKKQPKETVYEEMVKRH